The following are from one region of the Stanieria cyanosphaera PCC 7437 genome:
- a CDS encoding fused MFS/spermidine synthase, which translates to MLTFPPPRNTSEAKTTSVIATISVLFFLSGFTALLYQVAWQRMLGLFSGSDVRSVTIIIASYLAGLGLGNLIGGWYSDRATNRQCVRIYGACNLGIAAFAVFSRFLFYDWLFLRWRYLADSSVLMLIIVFCSLLIPTSLMGLSLPLLSKAVSRHAKDSASRIGLLYGVNTLGSGIGTFLSGWYIVGTIGYEKTVYFGAAISALVGAIALICAERFTNQNYSRETQDTNLFKDQSSFFKQWCWLVFLSGFSAISLEIIWFRVLDIALQSNAYTYAHLLTFILVSNACGSLIGAKAIRFIKQPKKVFLLIQGMVAAYAAISIWAIGSYWQDYPALRADIGYINLSNLSFAVFFKYLIVPIVMMVLPNLLLGFYFPLVQKAVQVHDDRIGRRVGLILIANILGNTTGSLLTGLVLLQYLGTANSLRLLVLLGLGFIIAIRPNWKKARFTTTLAVILVATMIFFPNNHRLWAALHGVKPKTYFIVAEDSTGVAAIAEENNQGKLFASGQVQANFPYLHLHALLGTVPALLHPHPNQIMIIGLGSGGTPHTLGANPLTKQVQVVELMGAELPVLQKYAQTPIGKPLKALFQDPRYQFVVGDGRRELTIADRKFDIIEADAIQPWRSRAGMLYSQEFFQEVRSHLAPAGMFVEWDVGKAAEQTFRNVFPYVTRVKLSQDLSVLFGSEQPVIFDKNSLLVKLNNPEVISFLQKAEVNFEALRRDIQAASVQMYSHTQDGQPQAVNTDLFPRAEYYLNHSLSN; encoded by the coding sequence ATGCTAACCTTTCCACCTCCTCGTAATACTTCTGAAGCTAAAACTACCTCGGTAATAGCAACTATTTCAGTTCTTTTTTTTCTGTCTGGTTTTACTGCTCTTCTGTATCAAGTAGCTTGGCAGCGAATGTTAGGACTGTTTTCTGGTTCTGATGTTCGTTCGGTAACGATTATTATTGCCTCCTATTTAGCAGGATTAGGTTTAGGTAATCTGATTGGTGGTTGGTACAGCGATCGCGCTACTAATCGTCAATGCGTCAGAATTTACGGTGCGTGTAACCTGGGTATTGCTGCTTTTGCTGTTTTTAGTCGTTTTTTATTTTACGATTGGTTGTTTCTGAGATGGCGATATTTGGCAGACTCATCCGTCTTAATGCTGATCATAGTTTTTTGCAGTTTGCTGATTCCTACCAGTTTGATGGGTTTATCTTTACCCCTATTATCAAAAGCAGTTAGCCGTCATGCGAAAGATTCTGCCTCCCGAATTGGTTTACTTTATGGTGTTAATACTCTAGGTTCGGGAATAGGAACATTTCTTTCTGGGTGGTATATTGTTGGCACAATTGGCTATGAAAAAACAGTTTATTTTGGTGCAGCAATTAGTGCTTTAGTTGGCGCGATCGCATTAATTTGTGCTGAACGATTTACCAATCAAAATTACTCTAGAGAAACCCAAGATACCAACTTGTTTAAAGATCAATCAAGCTTTTTTAAACAGTGGTGTTGGTTAGTTTTTCTGTCAGGCTTTAGTGCAATTTCTTTAGAAATCATTTGGTTTAGAGTTTTAGATATTGCTTTACAGTCCAATGCTTACACTTACGCTCATTTATTAACTTTTATTTTAGTTAGCAATGCTTGTGGTAGTTTGATCGGAGCTAAAGCGATTAGATTTATTAAACAACCGAAAAAAGTTTTTCTCTTAATTCAAGGAATGGTTGCTGCTTATGCTGCCATTTCGATTTGGGCAATTGGGTCTTATTGGCAAGATTATCCAGCTTTACGGGCTGATATTGGTTATATTAATCTTTCTAATCTCAGTTTTGCCGTATTTTTCAAATATTTAATCGTTCCCATCGTCATGATGGTTTTACCTAATTTACTCTTAGGATTTTACTTTCCTTTAGTACAAAAAGCTGTTCAGGTTCATGACGATCGCATTGGCAGAAGAGTCGGATTAATCTTAATTGCTAATATTTTAGGCAATACAACAGGTAGTTTGTTGACAGGTTTAGTTTTACTGCAATATTTAGGCACAGCCAATTCTTTGCGATTATTGGTTTTACTAGGATTAGGATTTATAATTGCGATTCGTCCCAATTGGAAAAAGGCTCGGTTTACAACCACCCTAGCAGTTATTTTAGTTGCTACTATGATATTTTTTCCCAATAATCATCGTCTTTGGGCAGCCTTACATGGAGTTAAACCAAAAACTTATTTTATAGTGGCGGAAGACTCAACTGGAGTAGCTGCCATTGCCGAAGAAAACAATCAAGGTAAATTATTTGCTTCTGGACAAGTTCAGGCAAATTTTCCCTATCTCCATCTTCATGCCTTGTTAGGTACTGTGCCTGCTTTACTTCATCCCCATCCTAACCAAATTATGATTATCGGTTTGGGTTCAGGAGGCACTCCTCATACACTAGGAGCTAATCCCCTAACCAAACAAGTACAGGTAGTAGAATTAATGGGAGCAGAATTACCAGTATTGCAAAAGTATGCTCAAACTCCGATTGGAAAACCACTAAAAGCTCTATTTCAAGACCCCCGTTACCAATTTGTAGTAGGTGATGGACGCAGAGAATTAACCATAGCTGACCGCAAATTTGACATCATAGAAGCCGACGCAATTCAACCTTGGCGATCGCGTGCAGGAATGTTGTATTCTCAAGAATTTTTTCAAGAAGTGCGATCGCATTTAGCTCCTGCTGGGATGTTTGTGGAATGGGATGTGGGCAAAGCAGCAGAACAAACCTTTCGCAATGTTTTTCCCTATGTTACGAGAGTAAAATTGTCACAAGATTTATCAGTTTTGTTTGGTAGTGAACAGCCTGTCATTTTTGATAAAAATAGTTTGTTGGTTAAGCTCAACAATCCAGAAGTAATAAGTTTCTTACAAAAAGCCGAAGTCAATTTTGAAGCTTTACGCCGAGATATCCAAGCTGCTTCTGTACAAATGTACTCCCATACTCAAGATGGTCAACCCCAAGCAGTTAACACCGATTTATTTCCTCGGGCAGAATACTATCTCAACCACTCTTTAAGCAATTAA
- a CDS encoding M20 family metallopeptidase has protein sequence MLAEIKDLAATLAPRLIEIRRHFHAHPELSGEEYQTAAYVAGVLSSSGLHVREAVGKTGVLGELPGTGTDKRILAIRTDLDALPIQERTQLDYASRRVGVMHACGHDVHTTLGLGTAMILAQLSENLPGTTRFLFQSAEEIAQGARWMVQDGAMEGVEAIFGVHVFPSIPARHVGIRYGALTAAADDLEIIIQGESGHGARPHEAIDAIWIAAQVITNLQQAISRTQNPLHPIVLTIGKIEGGRASNVIADRVRMLGTVRSLYPESHANLPQWIENITAQVCQTYGAKYEVNYRRGVPSVQNDLSLTQILEAASREAWGSDRVKIITEPSLGSEDFSVYLDHAPGSMFRLGVGYCDRPNYPLHHPLFEVDEAAIITGVVTLAYATYKYWQES, from the coding sequence ATGCTTGCTGAAATCAAAGACTTAGCCGCAACCCTTGCTCCAAGATTAATTGAAATTCGTCGTCATTTTCATGCTCATCCTGAATTGAGTGGAGAAGAATATCAAACTGCTGCTTACGTAGCAGGTGTGTTGTCATCCTCTGGACTTCACGTCCGCGAAGCAGTCGGTAAAACAGGTGTATTAGGAGAGTTACCAGGAACAGGCACAGACAAGCGAATCTTGGCAATTCGGACTGATCTGGATGCTTTGCCCATCCAAGAGCGTACTCAGTTAGACTATGCTTCTCGAAGAGTTGGAGTTATGCACGCTTGTGGTCATGATGTTCATACTACCTTGGGCTTGGGAACAGCAATGATTTTAGCTCAATTGTCGGAAAATCTTCCTGGAACTACTCGCTTTTTGTTTCAATCAGCCGAAGAAATAGCTCAAGGAGCTAGATGGATGGTTCAAGATGGCGCAATGGAAGGAGTGGAAGCAATTTTTGGTGTTCATGTTTTTCCTTCAATTCCTGCTCGTCACGTTGGTATTCGTTACGGTGCTTTAACTGCTGCTGCCGATGATTTAGAAATTATTATTCAAGGAGAATCAGGACATGGTGCGCGTCCTCATGAAGCGATCGATGCCATTTGGATTGCTGCTCAGGTAATTACCAATTTACAACAGGCAATTAGTCGGACACAAAATCCTCTCCATCCAATTGTTTTAACGATTGGGAAGATTGAAGGCGGAAGAGCTTCTAATGTTATTGCCGATCGCGTGAGGATGCTTGGTACAGTACGCTCACTTTATCCTGAGAGTCATGCCAACTTACCCCAGTGGATTGAAAATATTACGGCTCAGGTTTGTCAGACTTATGGAGCTAAATATGAAGTTAATTATCGTCGAGGAGTTCCTTCGGTTCAAAATGATTTGAGTTTGACTCAAATTTTGGAAGCAGCTAGCAGGGAGGCTTGGGGCAGCGATCGCGTTAAGATTATTACTGAGCCTTCTTTGGGTTCTGAAGATTTTTCTGTTTATCTAGACCACGCTCCTGGTTCGATGTTTCGTCTTGGGGTAGGATACTGCGATCGCCCTAATTATCCTCTTCATCATCCTTTATTTGAAGTTGATGAGGCAGCTATTATCACTGGTGTTGTTACCCTTGCTTATGCAACTTATAAATATTGGCAAGAATCATAA